The stretch of DNA CGGAAATTTTCTTTTTTCACGACTGTATGGGTAGTTGTACCGGATACACAGAGTTTGCCATCCTCATTTTTGATTTCATAGCCATACTGTGTCCGGATTCCATCATAGGAGCGGAGCCATGTATCCACAACCGGCTTCTCCCCATAACGAACGGGGTAGTGAAAATTCAGCTGGGCATCCACAACCGGGGAAAGAAAGCCATCCTCTTCCATGCCTGCGTAATGCAAACCTAATGTCTCGATGAAATCAGTTCGCCCGATCTCAAACCAAATAAGATAATTCGCATGATACACGACTCCCATTTGATCTGTTTCTCCATATCTTACATTTATTTCTGATGTCGATTTCTTCATAAAGCACTTCTCCTTACCATTTCCCAAGCATTCTCTATATCTTTCTTATTCAATAAATCCATTTCCAGCTTTTCTTCCTCTTCGACAAGGCGGAGCGATTGGAACTGAATCGCTTCATCGAGAAGATTCGTAACGAATCTGGCATTGCCGGAAACAGCTTCTGTTTCCAGTCGTTCCCTAAGGAGAGCTTCCGCTTCTTCCGAGAGCGTATATGCATAATTTTCCATTGCATGCTTAAAAATAGCGACGAGCTCTTCACTGTTGTAATCAGGGAAAGTGAAATATTTCTTGAAGCGTGAAGCAAGTCCTGGATTGCTGTCGATGAATTGCTTCATTTCCTGCTGGTATCCTGCCAGTACCACGACGAGATTCTCATTATGCTTCGTCATTTCATCCACAAGCGTGTCGATTGCTTCTTTACCGAAATCCTGTGCACCTCGGAATAAGCTGTACGCTTCATCGATGAATAGTACCCCTCCAAGGGCATCACGGATGACCGTTTTCGTCTTAGCTGCTGTCTGGCCGACATAACCAGCTACCAAATCACTTCTTGAAGCAACTACCAGATGCCCTCTTTTCAGCAGACCGCGCTCTTTTAAAATCTCCGCATAGATCTTGGCGATCGTCGTCTTACCGGTTCCCGGATTGCCGGTAAAGACAGCATGCAGCTGAATCGGCACTGCCGGAGCCCCTTTTTGTTTCCGCTCCTGCTGGATTTGGACAAAGGAAGACAGCTTTTTGACCTCTTCTTTGATCGATTGCAAGCCGATCAATTGATCCAGCTGCTGCAATGGTTCTGATTCTTTTTCATTTCGGTCTGGATCTTTCACGTCTTGGGCGGATAATGTCATATGATCGATCCATGACTCCGTCGTCAATTTGCGATCGGCTCCCTTCTGGAAGATGATACGCAATACAATATCCCGGACAGAGCGGGCATTTCCGAATGTTTCATCGACCCGAGCCTGTTCGATTTTGTCCTCAACCAGGCGCAATGCTTCCTCAGTGAAGAAAAAATCGTTGGCAAGCGCCGTATTTTCGGCAATCTGCAAAAGCTCCTCGGTTTCAAAATCCGGTAACTCGATGTAATTCTGATCTGGAATACGGCTGCGCAGTCCTGGATTGGCAAACAGGAAT from Terribacillus sp. FSL K6-0262 encodes:
- a CDS encoding thioesterase family protein — its product is MKKSTSEINVRYGETDQMGVVYHANYLIWFEIGRTDFIETLGLHYAGMEEDGFLSPVVDAQLNFHYPVRYGEKPVVDTWLRSYDGIRTQYGYEIKNEDGKLCVSGTTTHTVVKKENFRPVSIRRSLPEWHAAYSKALEA
- a CDS encoding AAA family ATPase codes for the protein MAQTEKTLKEQVIAWSSMDISPPLSEIEALRMASKLDSGEEALKQGLYRIIAFYRIMRVQKQDPISRQLLAESERTHPIVLEIDQFAQVSQYYQALMDTDLPVWSVRETDFDPAKLKKSQSLYGQLNDIMKAYPRRLNGASKLAAAYNRSYEELEDLLVLLEQTIETIENRKTGSPVTAMNATVLQILKSLEAVQDALPDVLSQASESRPLEALDQLIGLQDVKTYIHDYYHYLRYQQERKQFGFQMVDEPGLNMVITGNPGTGKTTIARLLAKLYHQLGLLDSDHVVEVNRSHLVGSYLGQSEENTTNYVRQAIGGVLFIDEAYSLKREGQSGNDYGQAVIDTLVSSMTSSEYGGKFAVFLAGYPEETRQFLFANPGLRSRIPDQNYIELPDFETEELLQIAENTALANDFFFTEEALRLVEDKIEQARVDETFGNARSVRDIVLRIIFQKGADRKLTTESWIDHMTLSAQDVKDPDRNEKESEPLQQLDQLIGLQSIKEEVKKLSSFVQIQQERKQKGAPAVPIQLHAVFTGNPGTGKTTIAKIYAEILKERGLLKRGHLVVASRSDLVAGYVGQTAAKTKTVIRDALGGVLFIDEAYSLFRGAQDFGKEAIDTLVDEMTKHNENLVVVLAGYQQEMKQFIDSNPGLASRFKKYFTFPDYNSEELVAIFKHAMENYAYTLSEEAEALLRERLETEAVSGNARFVTNLLDEAIQFQSLRLVEEEEKLEMDLLNKKDIENAWEMVRRSAL